The following are encoded in a window of Verrucomicrobiia bacterium genomic DNA:
- the cobO gene encoding cob(I)yrinic acid a,c-diamide adenosyltransferase — protein sequence MSEEKEKKHGLVVIHTGDGKGKTTAALGIAIRAAGYKMKVLILQFVKGSWKYGEMNGVKMLAPYVEMKQLGKGFVGIIDDKLPFEEHVKKAQEALAEAKEWILKNEHRIIILDEINVALGLRLLKVEDVLDLIKSKPPEMHLVLTGRNAPPELIEAADMVTEMKEIKHPYRKGILAQRGIDF from the coding sequence ATGTCAGAAGAAAAAGAAAAAAAACACGGCCTCGTGGTTATTCACACCGGCGATGGGAAGGGGAAGACCACGGCGGCATTGGGAATTGCCATCCGGGCGGCGGGGTACAAGATGAAGGTTCTCATCCTGCAGTTCGTCAAGGGAAGCTGGAAATACGGCGAAATGAACGGCGTCAAAATGCTGGCCCCCTATGTGGAAATGAAACAGTTGGGGAAGGGTTTCGTCGGCATCATCGATGACAAGCTCCCCTTTGAGGAGCACGTCAAAAAGGCCCAAGAGGCGCTGGCGGAAGCCAAAGAATGGATTTTGAAAAACGAACACCGGATTATCATTTTGGACGAAATCAACGTGGCCTTGGGTCTGCGGCTTTTGAAAGTGGAAGATGTTCTCGATTTGATTAAATCCAAGCCGCCCGAAATGCACTTGGTTTTGACCGGCCGGAACGCCCCGCCGGAGCTTATCGAAGCGGCCGATATGGTCACCGAAATGAAGGAAATCAAACACCCCTACCGCAAAGGCATACTTGCCCAGAGGGGTATCGATTTTTGA